A section of the Thunnus albacares chromosome 6, fThuAlb1.1, whole genome shotgun sequence genome encodes:
- the mtus2b gene encoding microtubule-associated tumor suppressor candidate 2 isoform X3, whose amino-acid sequence MCEPFGQGELSNNNREDGELADGDANANDIRTEDGRRTGDTSTLSGLMTETADQDKVIIWGMDSQCDDPELAEFEMLECQELEAYLVEDGEDFVGLADREELQDQPSSCSKATVKQGTDKKSKEERKTILHGASEQESSHVSESREVSRTELSSETDVFVSCLSTISSMATAMDTAGRTQTTDSWHIASGPYSTISEDLTLASQTCNTISEREKSSQRAEHHSTISGKSTIHPKNVDMNLNSTVHSEDVISEAQVSNVQCKVQIEDVNEKHRKNNNQLNKTGNTVSLEGGCDRGRSTEHKALPIAEESNTKMDKSTQADEAPDVNYNPPKTGTKGTQSSIESKAIKKQVPFDNTMKKQNSFDKGVKKQPSFENTLKKQLSFDNTLKKQGSFENIVNSSSSSLERRKPWGSPSRPATPSSPKTTSCSPKRRPPGSPAKVQGVRALSLERSSSPQRVLSQTIKPPSKTNLSSGIPKPVMSQQREPEARRSSPPQKPKNVRPKIITYVRKNPQAKPQTADAPLEASTHPLRLSSYSSPPAHKDPKVGPQPKVAPVLCSSNLLFDKYRQEMQRSGSGLKPPSSTGSHSLSGKSDSSREEVTEKYHQEHVSQDGGSVYRSPRALRPQLGLGAVTRQPAAKTRVQQTGQRSAQGLSQSAQAAGASTQGHQDPTGEQRRSGPEASPKSLLLKPGQSGLRPPGFSALPAARLASFGFVRSSSVSSVSSNQSNDSSHSDPCRPSQHPSSGSDDTPLHKATAAPSESSYGQSRPQPPNAPSLQRRSLPPHCSPLASRKEAQKDPEAALPPKSSPKRFAVVSPKPQSPVRGRTAAVHGGVRTERVQELDRALIQQLRERCEQQDLQLQSLQAQLKKASLCLDVFTITTQHFCHKNESAIVKERELSLELARIRDEVAFSVAHWEQLQQEKEELERRFEAELQGLRAQQQKELGALEERLKAQHTTESKSLQAQQRAELEELRVKQQEQIEEMFEDHEESLMEMETAHNDTLATLQEEHARTVKNLKMAHEQQKKSLEEEFEKIRLSLQDQVDTLTFQNHSLRDRAKRFEEALRKSTDEQIVDALAPYQHIEEDLKSLKEVLEMKNQQIHQQELKITELEKIQAEKNVYLEERVQVLQQQNEDLKERIDKNLAVSRQLSEENANLQVNVEKESNEKKRLSRTNEELLWRLQTGELSPRMSPSSSPIHRPPSGPGSPARPHSYHQ is encoded by the exons ATGTGCGAGCCCTTCGGCCAGGGGGAGTTAAGCAATAATAACCGGGAGGATGGCGAGCTGGCTGACGGTGATGCCAACGCAAATGATATCAGGACAGAGGATGGCAGGAGGACAGGTGACACCAGCACTCTGTCCGGGCTGATGACTGAAACAGCAGACCAAGATAAGGTCATCATCTGGGGTATGGACTCCCAGTGCGATGACCCCGAGCTGGCTGAGTTTGAGATGTTGGAGTGTCAGGAGCTGGAGGCGTACCTggtggaggatggagaggatTTTGTCGGGCTTGCAGATCGTGAGGAGCTTCAAGATCAACCTTCCTCATGCAGCAAAGCCACAGTAAAACAGGGGACAGATAAAAAGAgcaaagaagagaggaaaactATTCTACATGGTGCCAGTGAACAGGAATCCAGTCATGTATCTGAGAGCAGAGAAGTGTCCAGGACTGAGTTAAGCTCTGAAACTGATGTCTTTGTGTCCTGTCTGTCCACCATTTCAAGCATGGCAACTGCTATGGACACTGCTGGCAGGACACAAACAACAGACTCCTGGCACATTGCCTCTGGTCCGTACTCAACCATCTCAGAGGACCTGACTTTGGCTTCCCAGACTTGCAACACTATTTCCGAGAGAGAAAAGTCCTCTCAAAGAGCTGAACACCATTCCACCATTTCAGGAAAAAGCACAATACATCCAAAAAATGTGGATATGAATTTGAATTCAACAGTTCATTCGGAGGATGTCATATCAGAAGCACAAGTGAGCAATGTTCAGTGTAAGGTGCAAATTGAAGATGTCAATGAGAAGCACAGGAAGAACAATAACCAGCTAAATAAAACAGGGAATACTGTTTCATTAGAGGGAGGGTGTGATAGAGGAAGAAGCACTGAACATAAGGCTTTACCCATTGCAGAAGAAAGCAACACTAAAATGGATAAAAGCACACAAGCTGATGAGGCCCCCGATGTGAACTACAACCCACCCAAAACAGGTACAAAGGGGACTCAGTCATCAATTGAATCCAAAGCCATAAAGAAACAAGTACCATTTGATAACACAATGAAGAAACAAAACTCTTTTGACAAGGGTGTTAAAAAACAGCCTTCGTTTGAGAATACTTTAAAGAAGCAGCTCTCTTTTGATAACACTTTAAAAAAGCAGGGCTCTTTTGAGAACATCGTCAACTCCAGCTCTTCGAGTCTAGAGAGGAGGAAGCCATGGGGAAGCCCTAGTCGACCAGCAACTCCTTCTTCCCCCAAAACTACCTCCTGTTCGCCCAAGAGACGACCTCCTGGTTCTCCAGCCAAGGTGCAGGGCGTCAGGGCACTGAGCTTGGAGCGCAGCAGCTCCCCTCAGAGAGTTTTAAGTCAAACAATCAAACCACCAAGTAAGACAAATTTGAGCAGTGGCATCCCAAAACCTGTCATGTCTCAGCAGAGGGAGCCTGAAGCCAGGAGGTCTTCTCCTCCTCAGAAACCCAAAAATGTCCGACCAAAAATCATCACCTATGTTCGGAAAAATCCTCAAGCAAAACCACAAACTGCAGATGCCCCACTCGAAGCCTCTACGCACCCACTTAGACTGTCTTCATACTCTAGCCCACCAGCTCATAAAGATCCGAAAGTTGGTCCTCAACCCAAAGTCGCACCGGTGCTATGTTCCTCCAACCTGCTGTTTGACAAATATCGCCAGGAAATGCAGAGGTCTGGGTCAGGGTTGAAGCCTCCGAGCAGCACAGGCTCTCATTCTCTGAGCGGGAAGTCGGACAGCTCACGTGAGGAGGTGACTGAGAAATATCATCAGGAG CATGTTTCCCAAGACGGAGGCAGTGTCTACCGCTCCCCCAGAGCTCTTAGACCTCAGCTGGGGTTAGGGGCGGTTACTAGGCAGCCTGCAGCGAAGACAAGAGTTCAGCagacaggtcaaaggtcagcacaAGGCCTGAGCCAGTCTGCTCAGGCAGCTGGAGCGTCCACTCAAGGTCACCAGGACCCGACAG GAGAGCAAAGGAGGTCAGGTCCAGAGGCCTCCCCCAAGAGCCTCCTGCTCAAACCAGGCCAGTCTGGTCTCCGTCCTCCAGGCTTCTCTGCCCTGCCAGCTGCCCGTCTGGCTTCCTTCGGCTTCGTCCGGAGCTCAAGTGTCTCGTCTGTGTCCAGCAACCAATCTAACGACAGCAGTCACAGCGATCCTTGCCGACCCTCTCAGC ATCCCAGCAGCGGCAGCGATGACACACCTCTCCACAAAGCCACAGCTGCCCCTAGTGAATCTTCCTATGGTCAGAGCCGCCCTCAACCTCCCAACGCCCCCAGCCTGCAGCGACGCTCTCTGCCACCGCACTGCTCCCCGCTCG CTTCTCGGAAGGAGGCACAAAAGGACCCGGAGGCTGCACTGCCACCAAAGTCCTCCCCTAAAAGGTTTGCAGTGGTTTCACCCAAGCCTCAGTCCCCTG ttcGTGGGCGGACAGCAGCAGTCCATGGTGGTGTTCGGACTGAAAGGGTCCAGGAGTTGGACCGGGCTCTGATCCAGCAGTTGCGTGAGCGCTGTGAGCAGCAGGACCTGCAGCTGCAGAGCCTCCAGGCCCAGTTAAAGAAGGCCTCCCTGTGCCTGGACGTTTTCACCATCACCACTCAGCACTTCTGTCACAAG AATGAGAGTGCTATTGTGAAAGAGAGGGAACTGTCCCTAGAGCTCGCCAGAATCAGGGATGAAGTGG CTTTCAGTGTTGCACACTGGGAGCAACTgcagcaggagaaggaggaaCTGGAGCGGCGTTTTGAGGCTGAGCTGCAGGGATTGCGCGCTCAGCAGCAAAAGGAGCTGGGAGCGCTGGAGGAGCGGCTGAAGGCACAGCATACGACTGAGTCCAAGAGCCTGCAGGCCCAACAACGCGCTGAGCTGGAGGAGCTACGGGTCAAACAGCAGGAGCAG ATTGAGGAGATGTTTGAGGACCATGAGGAGTCCTTGATGGAGATGGAGACGGCTCACAATGACACGCTGGCCACTCTGCAGGAGGAGCATGCCAGGACTGTGAAAA ATCTGAAGATGGCCCACGAGCAGCAGAAGAAGTCTCTGGAGGAGGAGTTTGAAAAGATCAGATTGTCTCTGCAG GACCAGGTGGACACGCTGACATTTCAGAACCATAGCCTTCGAGACCGAGCAAAACGCTTTGAAGAAGCTCTACGAAAGAGCACAGATGAACAGATAGTG GATGCTTTGGCACCATATCAACACATTGAGGAGGACCTGAAGAGTCTGAAAGAAGTGCTGGAGATGAAGAATCAACAAATCCATCAACAGGAACTGAAGATTACAGAGCTGGAGAAAATA CAGGCTGAAAAGAATGTGTACCTGGAGGAGAGAGTGCAggtgttacagcagcagaatGAGGACCTGAAGGAAAGAATAGACAAGAACCTTGCTGTGTCCAG GCAACTCTCTGAGGAGAATGCCAACTTGCAAGTGAACGTGGAGAAGGAGAGCAACGAGAAGAAGCGGTTGAGCCGCACCAATGAGGAACTGCTGTGGCGTCTTCAGACAGGCGAGCTGAGCCCTCGTATGTCCCCCAGCTCCTCCCCCATCCATCGACCCCCCTCTGGACCAGGCTCACCTGCTCGTCCGCACTCCTACCATCAATGA
- the mtus2b gene encoding microtubule-associated tumor suppressor candidate 2 isoform X2, translating to MCEPFGQGELSNNNREDGELADGDANANDIRTEDGRRTGDTSTLSGLMTETADQDKVIIWGMDSQCDDPELAEFEMLECQELEAYLVEDGEDFVGLADREELQDQPSSCSKATVKQGTDKKSKEERKTILHGASEQESSHVSESREVSRTELSSETDVFVSCLSTISSMATAMDTAGRTQTTDSWHIASGPYSTISEDLTLASQTCNTISEREKSSQRAEHHSTISGKSTIHPKNVDMNLNSTVHSEDVISEAQVSNVQCKVQIEDVNEKHRKNNNQLNKTGNTVSLEGGCDRGRSTEHKALPIAEESNTKMDKSTQADEAPDVNYNPPKTGTKGTQSSIESKAIKKQVPFDNTMKKQNSFDKGVKKQPSFENTLKKQLSFDNTLKKQGSFENIVNSSSSSLERRKPWGSPSRPATPSSPKTTSCSPKRRPPGSPAKVQGVRALSLERSSSPQRVLSQTIKPPSKTNLSSGIPKPVMSQQREPEARRSSPPQKPKNVRPKIITYVRKNPQAKPQTADAPLEASTHPLRLSSYSSPPAHKDPKVGPQPKVAPVLCSSNLLFDKYRQEMQRSGSGLKPPSSTGSHSLSGKSDSSREEVTEKYHQEHVSQDGGSVYRSPRALRPQLGLGAVTRQPAAKTRVQQTGQRSAQGLSQSAQAAGASTQGHQDPTGEQRRSGPEASPKSLLLKPGQSGLRPPGFSALPAARLASFGFVRSSSVSSVSSNQSNDSSHSDPCRPSQHPSSGSDDTPLHKATAAPSESSYGQSRPQPPNAPSLQRRSLPPHCSPLASRKEAQKDPEAALPPKSSPKRFAVVSPKPQSPDPWQPAVVIATGYSSFNARMAPPAVILLVRGRTAAVHGGVRTERVQELDRALIQQLRERCEQQDLQLQSLQAQLKKASLCLDVFTITTQHFCHKNESAIVKERELSLELARIRDEVAFSVAHWEQLQQEKEELERRFEAELQGLRAQQQKELGALEERLKAQHTTESKSLQAQQRAELEELRVKQQEQIEEMFEDHEESLMEMETAHNDTLATLQEEHARTVKNLKMAHEQQKKSLEEEFEKIRLSLQDQVDTLTFQNHSLRDRAKRFEEALRKSTDEQIVDALAPYQHIEEDLKSLKEVLEMKNQQIHQQELKITELEKIAEKNVYLEERVQVLQQQNEDLKERIDKNLAVSRQLSEENANLQVNVEKESNEKKRLSRTNEELLWRLQTGELSPRMSPSSSPIHRPPSGPGSPARPHSYHQ from the exons ATGTGCGAGCCCTTCGGCCAGGGGGAGTTAAGCAATAATAACCGGGAGGATGGCGAGCTGGCTGACGGTGATGCCAACGCAAATGATATCAGGACAGAGGATGGCAGGAGGACAGGTGACACCAGCACTCTGTCCGGGCTGATGACTGAAACAGCAGACCAAGATAAGGTCATCATCTGGGGTATGGACTCCCAGTGCGATGACCCCGAGCTGGCTGAGTTTGAGATGTTGGAGTGTCAGGAGCTGGAGGCGTACCTggtggaggatggagaggatTTTGTCGGGCTTGCAGATCGTGAGGAGCTTCAAGATCAACCTTCCTCATGCAGCAAAGCCACAGTAAAACAGGGGACAGATAAAAAGAgcaaagaagagaggaaaactATTCTACATGGTGCCAGTGAACAGGAATCCAGTCATGTATCTGAGAGCAGAGAAGTGTCCAGGACTGAGTTAAGCTCTGAAACTGATGTCTTTGTGTCCTGTCTGTCCACCATTTCAAGCATGGCAACTGCTATGGACACTGCTGGCAGGACACAAACAACAGACTCCTGGCACATTGCCTCTGGTCCGTACTCAACCATCTCAGAGGACCTGACTTTGGCTTCCCAGACTTGCAACACTATTTCCGAGAGAGAAAAGTCCTCTCAAAGAGCTGAACACCATTCCACCATTTCAGGAAAAAGCACAATACATCCAAAAAATGTGGATATGAATTTGAATTCAACAGTTCATTCGGAGGATGTCATATCAGAAGCACAAGTGAGCAATGTTCAGTGTAAGGTGCAAATTGAAGATGTCAATGAGAAGCACAGGAAGAACAATAACCAGCTAAATAAAACAGGGAATACTGTTTCATTAGAGGGAGGGTGTGATAGAGGAAGAAGCACTGAACATAAGGCTTTACCCATTGCAGAAGAAAGCAACACTAAAATGGATAAAAGCACACAAGCTGATGAGGCCCCCGATGTGAACTACAACCCACCCAAAACAGGTACAAAGGGGACTCAGTCATCAATTGAATCCAAAGCCATAAAGAAACAAGTACCATTTGATAACACAATGAAGAAACAAAACTCTTTTGACAAGGGTGTTAAAAAACAGCCTTCGTTTGAGAATACTTTAAAGAAGCAGCTCTCTTTTGATAACACTTTAAAAAAGCAGGGCTCTTTTGAGAACATCGTCAACTCCAGCTCTTCGAGTCTAGAGAGGAGGAAGCCATGGGGAAGCCCTAGTCGACCAGCAACTCCTTCTTCCCCCAAAACTACCTCCTGTTCGCCCAAGAGACGACCTCCTGGTTCTCCAGCCAAGGTGCAGGGCGTCAGGGCACTGAGCTTGGAGCGCAGCAGCTCCCCTCAGAGAGTTTTAAGTCAAACAATCAAACCACCAAGTAAGACAAATTTGAGCAGTGGCATCCCAAAACCTGTCATGTCTCAGCAGAGGGAGCCTGAAGCCAGGAGGTCTTCTCCTCCTCAGAAACCCAAAAATGTCCGACCAAAAATCATCACCTATGTTCGGAAAAATCCTCAAGCAAAACCACAAACTGCAGATGCCCCACTCGAAGCCTCTACGCACCCACTTAGACTGTCTTCATACTCTAGCCCACCAGCTCATAAAGATCCGAAAGTTGGTCCTCAACCCAAAGTCGCACCGGTGCTATGTTCCTCCAACCTGCTGTTTGACAAATATCGCCAGGAAATGCAGAGGTCTGGGTCAGGGTTGAAGCCTCCGAGCAGCACAGGCTCTCATTCTCTGAGCGGGAAGTCGGACAGCTCACGTGAGGAGGTGACTGAGAAATATCATCAGGAG CATGTTTCCCAAGACGGAGGCAGTGTCTACCGCTCCCCCAGAGCTCTTAGACCTCAGCTGGGGTTAGGGGCGGTTACTAGGCAGCCTGCAGCGAAGACAAGAGTTCAGCagacaggtcaaaggtcagcacaAGGCCTGAGCCAGTCTGCTCAGGCAGCTGGAGCGTCCACTCAAGGTCACCAGGACCCGACAG GAGAGCAAAGGAGGTCAGGTCCAGAGGCCTCCCCCAAGAGCCTCCTGCTCAAACCAGGCCAGTCTGGTCTCCGTCCTCCAGGCTTCTCTGCCCTGCCAGCTGCCCGTCTGGCTTCCTTCGGCTTCGTCCGGAGCTCAAGTGTCTCGTCTGTGTCCAGCAACCAATCTAACGACAGCAGTCACAGCGATCCTTGCCGACCCTCTCAGC ATCCCAGCAGCGGCAGCGATGACACACCTCTCCACAAAGCCACAGCTGCCCCTAGTGAATCTTCCTATGGTCAGAGCCGCCCTCAACCTCCCAACGCCCCCAGCCTGCAGCGACGCTCTCTGCCACCGCACTGCTCCCCGCTCG CTTCTCGGAAGGAGGCACAAAAGGACCCGGAGGCTGCACTGCCACCAAAGTCCTCCCCTAAAAGGTTTGCAGTGGTTTCACCCAAGCCTCAGTCCCCTG ACCCATGGCAGCCTGCTGTTGTCATAGCGACGGGCTACAGTAGCTTTAATGCTAGGATGGCTCCTCCAGCAGTAATCCTGCTGG ttcGTGGGCGGACAGCAGCAGTCCATGGTGGTGTTCGGACTGAAAGGGTCCAGGAGTTGGACCGGGCTCTGATCCAGCAGTTGCGTGAGCGCTGTGAGCAGCAGGACCTGCAGCTGCAGAGCCTCCAGGCCCAGTTAAAGAAGGCCTCCCTGTGCCTGGACGTTTTCACCATCACCACTCAGCACTTCTGTCACAAG AATGAGAGTGCTATTGTGAAAGAGAGGGAACTGTCCCTAGAGCTCGCCAGAATCAGGGATGAAGTGG CTTTCAGTGTTGCACACTGGGAGCAACTgcagcaggagaaggaggaaCTGGAGCGGCGTTTTGAGGCTGAGCTGCAGGGATTGCGCGCTCAGCAGCAAAAGGAGCTGGGAGCGCTGGAGGAGCGGCTGAAGGCACAGCATACGACTGAGTCCAAGAGCCTGCAGGCCCAACAACGCGCTGAGCTGGAGGAGCTACGGGTCAAACAGCAGGAGCAG ATTGAGGAGATGTTTGAGGACCATGAGGAGTCCTTGATGGAGATGGAGACGGCTCACAATGACACGCTGGCCACTCTGCAGGAGGAGCATGCCAGGACTGTGAAAA ATCTGAAGATGGCCCACGAGCAGCAGAAGAAGTCTCTGGAGGAGGAGTTTGAAAAGATCAGATTGTCTCTGCAG GACCAGGTGGACACGCTGACATTTCAGAACCATAGCCTTCGAGACCGAGCAAAACGCTTTGAAGAAGCTCTACGAAAGAGCACAGATGAACAGATAGTG GATGCTTTGGCACCATATCAACACATTGAGGAGGACCTGAAGAGTCTGAAAGAAGTGCTGGAGATGAAGAATCAACAAATCCATCAACAGGAACTGAAGATTACAGAGCTGGAGAAAATA GCTGAAAAGAATGTGTACCTGGAGGAGAGAGTGCAggtgttacagcagcagaatGAGGACCTGAAGGAAAGAATAGACAAGAACCTTGCTGTGTCCAG GCAACTCTCTGAGGAGAATGCCAACTTGCAAGTGAACGTGGAGAAGGAGAGCAACGAGAAGAAGCGGTTGAGCCGCACCAATGAGGAACTGCTGTGGCGTCTTCAGACAGGCGAGCTGAGCCCTCGTATGTCCCCCAGCTCCTCCCCCATCCATCGACCCCCCTCTGGACCAGGCTCACCTGCTCGTCCGCACTCCTACCATCAATGA
- the mtus2b gene encoding microtubule-associated tumor suppressor candidate 2 isoform X1: MCEPFGQGELSNNNREDGELADGDANANDIRTEDGRRTGDTSTLSGLMTETADQDKVIIWGMDSQCDDPELAEFEMLECQELEAYLVEDGEDFVGLADREELQDQPSSCSKATVKQGTDKKSKEERKTILHGASEQESSHVSESREVSRTELSSETDVFVSCLSTISSMATAMDTAGRTQTTDSWHIASGPYSTISEDLTLASQTCNTISEREKSSQRAEHHSTISGKSTIHPKNVDMNLNSTVHSEDVISEAQVSNVQCKVQIEDVNEKHRKNNNQLNKTGNTVSLEGGCDRGRSTEHKALPIAEESNTKMDKSTQADEAPDVNYNPPKTGTKGTQSSIESKAIKKQVPFDNTMKKQNSFDKGVKKQPSFENTLKKQLSFDNTLKKQGSFENIVNSSSSSLERRKPWGSPSRPATPSSPKTTSCSPKRRPPGSPAKVQGVRALSLERSSSPQRVLSQTIKPPSKTNLSSGIPKPVMSQQREPEARRSSPPQKPKNVRPKIITYVRKNPQAKPQTADAPLEASTHPLRLSSYSSPPAHKDPKVGPQPKVAPVLCSSNLLFDKYRQEMQRSGSGLKPPSSTGSHSLSGKSDSSREEVTEKYHQEHVSQDGGSVYRSPRALRPQLGLGAVTRQPAAKTRVQQTGQRSAQGLSQSAQAAGASTQGHQDPTGEQRRSGPEASPKSLLLKPGQSGLRPPGFSALPAARLASFGFVRSSSVSSVSSNQSNDSSHSDPCRPSQHPSSGSDDTPLHKATAAPSESSYGQSRPQPPNAPSLQRRSLPPHCSPLASRKEAQKDPEAALPPKSSPKRFAVVSPKPQSPDPWQPAVVIATGYSSFNARMAPPAVILLVRGRTAAVHGGVRTERVQELDRALIQQLRERCEQQDLQLQSLQAQLKKASLCLDVFTITTQHFCHKNESAIVKERELSLELARIRDEVAFSVAHWEQLQQEKEELERRFEAELQGLRAQQQKELGALEERLKAQHTTESKSLQAQQRAELEELRVKQQEQIEEMFEDHEESLMEMETAHNDTLATLQEEHARTVKNLKMAHEQQKKSLEEEFEKIRLSLQDQVDTLTFQNHSLRDRAKRFEEALRKSTDEQIVDALAPYQHIEEDLKSLKEVLEMKNQQIHQQELKITELEKIQAEKNVYLEERVQVLQQQNEDLKERIDKNLAVSRQLSEENANLQVNVEKESNEKKRLSRTNEELLWRLQTGELSPRMSPSSSPIHRPPSGPGSPARPHSYHQ; this comes from the exons ATGTGCGAGCCCTTCGGCCAGGGGGAGTTAAGCAATAATAACCGGGAGGATGGCGAGCTGGCTGACGGTGATGCCAACGCAAATGATATCAGGACAGAGGATGGCAGGAGGACAGGTGACACCAGCACTCTGTCCGGGCTGATGACTGAAACAGCAGACCAAGATAAGGTCATCATCTGGGGTATGGACTCCCAGTGCGATGACCCCGAGCTGGCTGAGTTTGAGATGTTGGAGTGTCAGGAGCTGGAGGCGTACCTggtggaggatggagaggatTTTGTCGGGCTTGCAGATCGTGAGGAGCTTCAAGATCAACCTTCCTCATGCAGCAAAGCCACAGTAAAACAGGGGACAGATAAAAAGAgcaaagaagagaggaaaactATTCTACATGGTGCCAGTGAACAGGAATCCAGTCATGTATCTGAGAGCAGAGAAGTGTCCAGGACTGAGTTAAGCTCTGAAACTGATGTCTTTGTGTCCTGTCTGTCCACCATTTCAAGCATGGCAACTGCTATGGACACTGCTGGCAGGACACAAACAACAGACTCCTGGCACATTGCCTCTGGTCCGTACTCAACCATCTCAGAGGACCTGACTTTGGCTTCCCAGACTTGCAACACTATTTCCGAGAGAGAAAAGTCCTCTCAAAGAGCTGAACACCATTCCACCATTTCAGGAAAAAGCACAATACATCCAAAAAATGTGGATATGAATTTGAATTCAACAGTTCATTCGGAGGATGTCATATCAGAAGCACAAGTGAGCAATGTTCAGTGTAAGGTGCAAATTGAAGATGTCAATGAGAAGCACAGGAAGAACAATAACCAGCTAAATAAAACAGGGAATACTGTTTCATTAGAGGGAGGGTGTGATAGAGGAAGAAGCACTGAACATAAGGCTTTACCCATTGCAGAAGAAAGCAACACTAAAATGGATAAAAGCACACAAGCTGATGAGGCCCCCGATGTGAACTACAACCCACCCAAAACAGGTACAAAGGGGACTCAGTCATCAATTGAATCCAAAGCCATAAAGAAACAAGTACCATTTGATAACACAATGAAGAAACAAAACTCTTTTGACAAGGGTGTTAAAAAACAGCCTTCGTTTGAGAATACTTTAAAGAAGCAGCTCTCTTTTGATAACACTTTAAAAAAGCAGGGCTCTTTTGAGAACATCGTCAACTCCAGCTCTTCGAGTCTAGAGAGGAGGAAGCCATGGGGAAGCCCTAGTCGACCAGCAACTCCTTCTTCCCCCAAAACTACCTCCTGTTCGCCCAAGAGACGACCTCCTGGTTCTCCAGCCAAGGTGCAGGGCGTCAGGGCACTGAGCTTGGAGCGCAGCAGCTCCCCTCAGAGAGTTTTAAGTCAAACAATCAAACCACCAAGTAAGACAAATTTGAGCAGTGGCATCCCAAAACCTGTCATGTCTCAGCAGAGGGAGCCTGAAGCCAGGAGGTCTTCTCCTCCTCAGAAACCCAAAAATGTCCGACCAAAAATCATCACCTATGTTCGGAAAAATCCTCAAGCAAAACCACAAACTGCAGATGCCCCACTCGAAGCCTCTACGCACCCACTTAGACTGTCTTCATACTCTAGCCCACCAGCTCATAAAGATCCGAAAGTTGGTCCTCAACCCAAAGTCGCACCGGTGCTATGTTCCTCCAACCTGCTGTTTGACAAATATCGCCAGGAAATGCAGAGGTCTGGGTCAGGGTTGAAGCCTCCGAGCAGCACAGGCTCTCATTCTCTGAGCGGGAAGTCGGACAGCTCACGTGAGGAGGTGACTGAGAAATATCATCAGGAG CATGTTTCCCAAGACGGAGGCAGTGTCTACCGCTCCCCCAGAGCTCTTAGACCTCAGCTGGGGTTAGGGGCGGTTACTAGGCAGCCTGCAGCGAAGACAAGAGTTCAGCagacaggtcaaaggtcagcacaAGGCCTGAGCCAGTCTGCTCAGGCAGCTGGAGCGTCCACTCAAGGTCACCAGGACCCGACAG GAGAGCAAAGGAGGTCAGGTCCAGAGGCCTCCCCCAAGAGCCTCCTGCTCAAACCAGGCCAGTCTGGTCTCCGTCCTCCAGGCTTCTCTGCCCTGCCAGCTGCCCGTCTGGCTTCCTTCGGCTTCGTCCGGAGCTCAAGTGTCTCGTCTGTGTCCAGCAACCAATCTAACGACAGCAGTCACAGCGATCCTTGCCGACCCTCTCAGC ATCCCAGCAGCGGCAGCGATGACACACCTCTCCACAAAGCCACAGCTGCCCCTAGTGAATCTTCCTATGGTCAGAGCCGCCCTCAACCTCCCAACGCCCCCAGCCTGCAGCGACGCTCTCTGCCACCGCACTGCTCCCCGCTCG CTTCTCGGAAGGAGGCACAAAAGGACCCGGAGGCTGCACTGCCACCAAAGTCCTCCCCTAAAAGGTTTGCAGTGGTTTCACCCAAGCCTCAGTCCCCTG ACCCATGGCAGCCTGCTGTTGTCATAGCGACGGGCTACAGTAGCTTTAATGCTAGGATGGCTCCTCCAGCAGTAATCCTGCTGG ttcGTGGGCGGACAGCAGCAGTCCATGGTGGTGTTCGGACTGAAAGGGTCCAGGAGTTGGACCGGGCTCTGATCCAGCAGTTGCGTGAGCGCTGTGAGCAGCAGGACCTGCAGCTGCAGAGCCTCCAGGCCCAGTTAAAGAAGGCCTCCCTGTGCCTGGACGTTTTCACCATCACCACTCAGCACTTCTGTCACAAG AATGAGAGTGCTATTGTGAAAGAGAGGGAACTGTCCCTAGAGCTCGCCAGAATCAGGGATGAAGTGG CTTTCAGTGTTGCACACTGGGAGCAACTgcagcaggagaaggaggaaCTGGAGCGGCGTTTTGAGGCTGAGCTGCAGGGATTGCGCGCTCAGCAGCAAAAGGAGCTGGGAGCGCTGGAGGAGCGGCTGAAGGCACAGCATACGACTGAGTCCAAGAGCCTGCAGGCCCAACAACGCGCTGAGCTGGAGGAGCTACGGGTCAAACAGCAGGAGCAG ATTGAGGAGATGTTTGAGGACCATGAGGAGTCCTTGATGGAGATGGAGACGGCTCACAATGACACGCTGGCCACTCTGCAGGAGGAGCATGCCAGGACTGTGAAAA ATCTGAAGATGGCCCACGAGCAGCAGAAGAAGTCTCTGGAGGAGGAGTTTGAAAAGATCAGATTGTCTCTGCAG GACCAGGTGGACACGCTGACATTTCAGAACCATAGCCTTCGAGACCGAGCAAAACGCTTTGAAGAAGCTCTACGAAAGAGCACAGATGAACAGATAGTG GATGCTTTGGCACCATATCAACACATTGAGGAGGACCTGAAGAGTCTGAAAGAAGTGCTGGAGATGAAGAATCAACAAATCCATCAACAGGAACTGAAGATTACAGAGCTGGAGAAAATA CAGGCTGAAAAGAATGTGTACCTGGAGGAGAGAGTGCAggtgttacagcagcagaatGAGGACCTGAAGGAAAGAATAGACAAGAACCTTGCTGTGTCCAG GCAACTCTCTGAGGAGAATGCCAACTTGCAAGTGAACGTGGAGAAGGAGAGCAACGAGAAGAAGCGGTTGAGCCGCACCAATGAGGAACTGCTGTGGCGTCTTCAGACAGGCGAGCTGAGCCCTCGTATGTCCCCCAGCTCCTCCCCCATCCATCGACCCCCCTCTGGACCAGGCTCACCTGCTCGTCCGCACTCCTACCATCAATGA